One window of Coriobacteriia bacterium genomic DNA carries:
- a CDS encoding M15 family metallopeptidase, protein MGSTMRKMVLAILVPVFCLALCSCSAKPATVKSQDSVGAVSGSVSPTGSATPTITPLPEITVLPPVTVTPKVIDGFVRVTDLDSTLVIDLKYATTDNFTHQKVYPTAICVLRFATAEKLAKANAELAKMGYRLKIWDAYRPLSVQKIFWSIKPDANYVANPATGGSVHNRGCAVDVTLVDLNGDTVVMPSEFDDFTDKASPSNPNMSAQAKANLDVLRNAMKASGFVTITTEWWHFEDSDGRQYPVSDVDVAQFQ, encoded by the coding sequence ATGGGCAGCACAATGAGGAAGATGGTTCTCGCCATCCTCGTGCCTGTCTTCTGTCTCGCGCTGTGCTCGTGCTCGGCAAAGCCAGCGACCGTCAAGTCCCAGGACAGCGTGGGCGCGGTCTCGGGCAGCGTGTCCCCGACGGGTTCGGCGACCCCGACGATCACTCCTCTCCCTGAGATCACGGTGCTGCCGCCTGTTACCGTCACTCCGAAGGTCATCGATGGCTTCGTCAGGGTGACCGATCTGGACAGCACCCTCGTCATCGATCTCAAGTACGCCACGACCGACAACTTCACACACCAGAAGGTCTACCCGACAGCCATATGCGTTCTGCGGTTCGCAACCGCCGAGAAGCTCGCCAAAGCCAACGCGGAGCTCGCGAAGATGGGATATCGCCTGAAGATATGGGATGCGTATCGGCCGCTTTCCGTGCAGAAGATCTTCTGGAGCATCAAGCCGGACGCCAACTACGTCGCCAACCCCGCTACCGGAGGATCAGTGCACAACCGCGGTTGTGCGGTCGACGTGACCCTGGTCGACCTGAATGGAGACACCGTCGTAATGCCATCGGAGTTCGACGACTTCACCGACAAAGCCAGCCCGAGCAATCCAAACATGTCCGCGCAGGCCAAAGCGAATCTCGACGTACTTCGAAACGCGATGAAGGCCAGCGGCTTCGTCACGATCACGACCGAGTGGTGGCACTTCGAGGATAGCGACGGGCGGCAGTACCCGGTCTCAGACGTCGACGTCGCCCAATTCCAGTAG